The Paenibacillus sp. FSL H7-0357 nucleotide sequence CGCAAGGTTGTTCATGAAGCAGGCGGTATGATCCGCGGAATCGAAGGCATGGACGCAGCGCGCTGGGTGCTGATGGATCTTGGTGATGTCGTTGTGCATGTGTTCCACCGCGATGAACGCGAATATTACAACATTGAGCGCCTGTGGTCTGACGCCAAGATTGTGGAGAACGTATGAGTCTGATTGCCGGAACTGTAGTTAAACTGGATGTACTCCGGGAAGTATCGCCTTACGGCTACTTCCTGGGTGCCGGTGATCAGGATGTTATGCTGCATTATACGGAGCTGGTTGGCAGCAAGCCCAAGCCGGGCGATAAAGTGGAAGTATTCATCTTCTTCGATACGGAAGACCGGCTCGCGGCAACAATGAAGAAGCCTTTTCTGACACTTGGTGAAATGGCATTGCTGGAAGTCGCAGATATTCATCCCCGTCTCGGCTGCTTTCTGGAAATGGGACTCGGACGCCAGCTCCTGCTGCCGATCCGCGAGCTTCCTGAACTGATCGAGCTGCGCCCGCAGGTTGGTGACAAAGTATTTGTCATGATGGAGCACGATAAGCAGGGGCGTCTCCGTGCCAAGCTGGCCGGTGAACAGGAGCTTGCTCCGCTGGCGCTTCCTGCGCCAACCTCATGGATGGGGCAAATGGTGACCGCAAGAGTGTACAAACCGCTGCAAATGGGCACCTTCGTGCTTGTGGACGGCGGAGTACTGGGCTTCGGCATTATCGGAATGGTTCATTCCTCGGAACGTAGCCGTCTGCTGCGTCTGGGCGAGCAGTTTGAAGCCCGGGTCTCACATATCCGCGAGGATGGCCGGGTCAACCTTTCCATGACCCACCGCAAGGAAGTGGGACGTGATGTGGATTCCGCTGCTTTGCTGGACTTTCTGAATTCCCGACCGGGCGGTGCCATGCCGTATTCGGATGCCACGCCTCCGGATATTATCAAGCAGCGCTTCGGCATCAGCAAGTCGGCCTTCAAACGGGCGATGGGCAAGCTGATGAAGGAAGGCCTCATTACCCAGAAGGAGAATTGGACCTACCTTGCAGGCAAGGAAGACACAGCTCCGGATGAGAATCAGGGCGATGAAGGAACATCGGAGAATTAAGCGGTTATGACAGCATTTGATTACAGGTAATTATAGAAAGCGGTGTGCGCAGTGTCTTCCTATGGGAAATTTGCATATGTATACGACGAGCTTATGGCCGATATGCCATATCCGGATTGGCTGGAGTTTGCGGAAACCGCCTGGAAGCTGCACGGAAAGCCGCTCACCGTGGCCGAACTCGGCTGCGGAACCGGCAGCATTACCATTCCGCTTGCCGCATCAGGGTATCATATGACGGGCATTGACCTCTCTTCCGACATGCTGTCTGTGGCGCAAAAGAAGCTGGAGGAGCATCCGCAGGGCCGCAGGTTCTTGCGGGAGGGCAGTGTGCGCTGGGTAAGGCAGAATATGAAGGAATGGGAGCTGCCGGAACCGGTGGATTCCGTTATTTCTTTCTGTGATTGCCTCAACTATGTGCTGGAAGAGCAGGACGTTCAAGCGGTTTTCGCCAGTACCTTTGCCGGTCTTAAGCCGGGAGGAACCTTCCTGTTTGACGTGCATCATCCCAATACATTGATCCGTTACGAGGAAGAGCAGCCCTTTTTCATGAATGAGCCCTCCATATCGTATATTTGGACCAGTGAGCTGGATGTGCCGCGGCGGGAAATTGAGCATCATCTGTCTATCTTTGTTCGTGAAGAGGAACGGGGTGATCTGTACCGCCGCTTTGAGGAGACTCATGTGCAGCGGGCTTATGATCCGGAGTGGATGACAGCGGAACTGCTGAAAGCCGGATTCAGTGATGTGAAGACCTATGCTGACTTCGAATGGGTAGAGGCGGATGACAGTGCCCAGCGGTTGTTTTATGTAGCAGTGAAATAAACCATATGCTTATGTGGGTCCTTGCCCGGAGGGTGAGGGCCTTTTTGCGCGTAATCCGATTGTTCCAATAAGGAACCGGCCCGTACTTAGGCAAGGGCCGGCATCTTCCAACCTTTTACCGGTGCTCAAACAAATCGATCGCGCCTAAGACAATATGCGCCAGACCAAAGCCAAGCACGCCGGTTGCGGCCAGCTTGTATTTGCTTCCCAGAAAAGCTGCGCCGGAAGCGGAAACTACGGTACCAAGAACGGCAGGGATCAGACCTTCACGCATATGAAACACTCCTTCTCGGTGGTATGGGAGACATCGGTTAGTGTGGGTTAAGCCGATGACAATTATACAGGCAGGAAATGCTTCACATAGACATGAAAAAAAGACCATCTTCTGGGCTAGCCGCCTGGGATGGTCCTTGTGTGATTACTCGGTTGTTGTCATGGAAACACAGCTGCCAACTTCTTCAACCTCATGTACATTATAAAGCACGCGGGCCATCAGATCCTGGCTGTAATTGCCGAAATGCTTGCCGTAAATGGTCAGTCCGCGTTTGTTGACCGGCTTGTCGGTAACGGCAATGCGGAAGGTCAGCTCGCTTTTGTAGTCCAGCTTAATATCATCAAGGGTAATGTCCGAAATGCGGCAGCCGTCGATAAAGCTTCCTTCATTGTTGATCCGGATCAGTTTGAGCATGCCGTATTGATTCAGGTGAGGAGGCCACCAGTCTGGATTAAAGGTACCGCGCTGATCCCCGAAGTCTCCGGGACTGGTCCAGTAACCGATTTCGATGCCGTTTACATAAAAGTAGAGGTCTGAAGGATAGTTATCGCTGAAACCGGGAGCCTCCGAGCCAATTTCCATGGAGAACTGAATTTCACGGAAGGTCTGATTGGCCTTAAGATAGTTCGGAATGCGGTATTCCAGGAATCCTTCAGCCATCCAGATAATCTCCGAATCAATCCGCTGGGGATCTGCGAAATAGCGCGGCTCGTCGAAGTCACCGATAATGCTGTCCTTGGTGGCCAGCCCGCAGGTAGGAACAGCCTGATAGTTGCTGTAATGGCCAACCTGAATCTCAACTTCATAAAGGTTGTCGACATCCTTGCTGCGGAGATCAACCATCAGCTTATCTTTATTAAGGTAACAGACTTTCTGAATGCCATGTTTGCCTACAGAAGTATTAATCTCGATCAGGCCGCTTTCTTCCAGCTTCTTGATATGCATCGTGATGGCGCCATTGCTGAGATTCAGCTTCTTGGCGATTTCATTCAGGTTGAGTGCCTGATTGGTGGCAAGCAGCTCAAGGATCTGGATGCGAATCTCGGAGCTCAGTGCCTTGAAAATATCAATGCCACTCATTAAATCTTTAATATAAATCATTGTACAATACCTTCCTCCGCGGACGTCATGAAAGACTGTTTTATAAAATTATAAACTAATTGAGGTAAAAAGGAAAGACTTCTTCCTTTATTTGTGTAATACAATTAAATTTAAGTCATTTTTTAAGCTAATAAGTCCTTTGATTCATATATTTATAAAGATACTTTAGTGGAATAAGATGAAAAGGACCTATTATTTTCTGAAAACAGCCTTAAATTCATTTTGTTTTGAATACATATAAAAAGGTTTATACTTTTATATTTACATGAAGGCTTATATATGTTATTTTATATCTGTAAGCGAATACATTCAAATGTTTTTTAATTAATTAATAAAAATGTGAAATGGAAGTGATGAGATTGTCGGCAGACACACTAAGAGCGACGCTTATCGCCGATAAGTCCTTTGTTATCGCTGAAGTGGATAAACGGATTTACGGCTCCTTTATTGAACATTTAGGCCGTGCAGTATATGGCGGAATTTATGAGCCTGGTCATCCCAGCTCCAATTCTCTTGGCTTCAGAGGTGATGTGAAATCACTTGTCCAGGAACTGGGTGTGCCGATTATCCGTTATCCCGGAGGGAATTTTGTATCCGGCTACAATTGGGAAGATGGCGTAGGTCCGGTAGAACAGCGTCCGAAGCGGCTTGAGCTGGCCTGGAGAACTATTGAACCTAATGAGGTAGGTACGAATGAATTCATGAGCTGGGCCAAGGAAGTAGGCTCAGAGGTGATGATGGCTGTCAATTTGGGTACGAGAGGTATTGATGCCGCACGTAACTTGCTGGAGTACTGCAATCATCCCGGCGGAACCTACTGGAGTGATTTGCGCCGCACTCATGGTGTGGAGCAGCCGCATAAGATCAGAACCTGGTGCCTCGGCAATGAAATGGATGGACCCTGGCAGATCGGCCAGAAGACAGCTGCCGAATATGGCAGACTGGCTTATGAAACCGGTAAGGCGATGCGCCTGGTAGATCCGGACATAGAGCTGGTTTCCTGTGGAAGCTCAAGCTCAGCGATGCCGACTTTCCCGGAATGGGAAGCGGTAACTCTAGAACATACTTATGATGTCGCCGATTATGTTTCCCTTCATCAATATTATGGAAACAGGGACAACGATTCTGCCAATTTCCTGGCACGCAGCATGGACCTGGAGCATTTCATCCGCACCGTAACGGCCACCTGCGATTACATCAAAGCCAAGAAGCGCAGCAAGAAAACGATGTATCTCAGCTTTGACGAATGGAATGTCTGGTACCACTCCAATGAGTCGGATACGAAGATTGAGCCTTGGACAGTAGGTCCGCCTCAGCTTGAGGATCATTATAATTTTGAAGATGCCCTGCTGATCGGCAGTATGCTCATTACCTTCCTCAGACATGCGGACCGTGTGAAGATGGCTTGTCTGGCACAGCTTGTAAACGTAATTGCACCCATTATGACAGAAGCGGGTGGAGCAGCCTGGAAGCAGACAATCTTCTATCCATACCTGCATACCTCCAAATACGGGCGCGGCGTTTCGCTTCAGCCGATTGTCAATTCGCCGAAATATGACGCTCAGGACTATACCGATG carries:
- the rsfS gene encoding ribosome silencing factor, whose translation is MSVQSSKLLELTLKAVEDKKAMNVVALDLRNVSPISDYFVICHGNSDTQVQAIATEVRKVVHEAGGMIRGIEGMDAARWVLMDLGDVVVHVFHRDEREYYNIERLWSDAKIVENV
- a CDS encoding CvfB family protein; amino-acid sequence: MSLIAGTVVKLDVLREVSPYGYFLGAGDQDVMLHYTELVGSKPKPGDKVEVFIFFDTEDRLAATMKKPFLTLGEMALLEVADIHPRLGCFLEMGLGRQLLLPIRELPELIELRPQVGDKVFVMMEHDKQGRLRAKLAGEQELAPLALPAPTSWMGQMVTARVYKPLQMGTFVLVDGGVLGFGIIGMVHSSERSRLLRLGEQFEARVSHIREDGRVNLSMTHRKEVGRDVDSAALLDFLNSRPGGAMPYSDATPPDIIKQRFGISKSAFKRAMGKLMKEGLITQKENWTYLAGKEDTAPDENQGDEGTSEN
- a CDS encoding class I SAM-dependent DNA methyltransferase, with the translated sequence MSSYGKFAYVYDELMADMPYPDWLEFAETAWKLHGKPLTVAELGCGTGSITIPLAASGYHMTGIDLSSDMLSVAQKKLEEHPQGRRFLREGSVRWVRQNMKEWELPEPVDSVISFCDCLNYVLEEQDVQAVFASTFAGLKPGGTFLFDVHHPNTLIRYEEEQPFFMNEPSISYIWTSELDVPRREIEHHLSIFVREEERGDLYRRFEETHVQRAYDPEWMTAELLKAGFSDVKTYADFEWVEADDSAQRLFYVAVK
- a CDS encoding ArsR/SmtB family transcription factor, producing the protein MIYIKDLMSGIDIFKALSSEIRIQILELLATNQALNLNEIAKKLNLSNGAITMHIKKLEESGLIEINTSVGKHGIQKVCYLNKDKLMVDLRSKDVDNLYEVEIQVGHYSNYQAVPTCGLATKDSIIGDFDEPRYFADPQRIDSEIIWMAEGFLEYRIPNYLKANQTFREIQFSMEIGSEAPGFSDNYPSDLYFYVNGIEIGYWTSPGDFGDQRGTFNPDWWPPHLNQYGMLKLIRINNEGSFIDGCRISDITLDDIKLDYKSELTFRIAVTDKPVNKRGLTIYGKHFGNYSQDLMARVLYNVHEVEEVGSCVSMTTTE
- the arfA gene encoding arabinosylfuranosidase ArfA encodes the protein MSADTLRATLIADKSFVIAEVDKRIYGSFIEHLGRAVYGGIYEPGHPSSNSLGFRGDVKSLVQELGVPIIRYPGGNFVSGYNWEDGVGPVEQRPKRLELAWRTIEPNEVGTNEFMSWAKEVGSEVMMAVNLGTRGIDAARNLLEYCNHPGGTYWSDLRRTHGVEQPHKIRTWCLGNEMDGPWQIGQKTAAEYGRLAYETGKAMRLVDPDIELVSCGSSSSAMPTFPEWEAVTLEHTYDVADYVSLHQYYGNRDNDSANFLARSMDLEHFIRTVTATCDYIKAKKRSKKTMYLSFDEWNVWYHSNESDTKIEPWTVGPPQLEDHYNFEDALLIGSMLITFLRHADRVKMACLAQLVNVIAPIMTEAGGAAWKQTIFYPYLHTSKYGRGVSLQPIVNSPKYDAQDYTDVPYLDSALVYNEEADELTIFAINRHLEEALHLKCDVRGFEGYRLIEHIELHHEDLKAVNTAKEEHVKPRQATGTECKDGFVETLLSKASWNVIRLGKVN